CTTGCAAGGGCGCCGGCCTCCATTGGTTTATTCTTCAATCTTGGCGCCTTTGCCCATGTGTATTTTTTGTTAGGATCGTATTCTGTATATTCAGGGTCTGTTTCACCAATGCTTGGATTTAAAGGTTGTGTGCCTTTATACCAACTATGTGAGGTGTGCTCTGTCACATCCTCTGGCTTTGCATCATGGACTTTCGGAAAGTCCTCGGCAAATATAGCCCCTCTCGGCAGAAGCCTCTTCTTGGGATCAAAGGATGCATCCTCAAAGACTCCCCATGAGAGGAAATTTGCATGTCCCTTTCCTACCCCGGCATAGTCAAGATAATAAGGGGCAATTGCAAGCACATCAGGAACATAGACAGTGTCTATCCAGTTCTGTAATTCTTTTATCCTGAAAAGATAATTAGCAATATCATCAACAGTAGGGACATGAGTAGAGCCGCCAGGAGGGCTTGTCATTGTCATAGGCATTCTTCCGCCGAAGAGCGCGCTCAACTGAGCCGCCTTTGCCTGCATATCCAGAGCCTCAAGATAATGAGCTACAGCGAGCAAATTTAAATCAGGAGGGAGTTTGTACGCGGGGTGTCCCCAGTATCCGTTTGCGAACGGCCCAAGCTGTCCTGATTCAACAAATGACTTGAGTTTTGCCTGCACCTTTTTAAGCGATGCTTCTTTGGGCTGCGCTTTAAGGGCAGCAACAACATCAACATAATCAAGCGCGGCAAGATGATAAAACCAGAGTATGTGCGAGTGAACAAACTGGCACCCTTCAACTATATTTCTTATTATCCTGCCATTGTCAGGAGGTTTTATCTTAAAAGCATCGTCCATGCTCATTGAAGATGTGTGTCCATGCGATGTGGGGCATACTCCGCAGATTCGCTGGGTAAGATGCCAGGCGTCTCTCGGGTCCCTGCCTTTCAGGATTATTTCAAAACCCCTGAACAAAGTGCCGCTTGTCCATGCGTCTTTAACCTTGCCGCCCTCAATCTCAACATCAATCTTTAAATGCCCTTCTATCCTTGTAACTGGGTCTATGGTTATACGCGCCATTATTTATTACCCCCTTCCTTTTCTCCCTTGCCTCTTCCTGATGATTTTGTAGCTATGGCATGGGCCGCTATGCCTACAGCAGTTGCAACTCCTGCAACAGCGCCAATCTTATCTGCTGTTGCCTGAATGCCGGGCAACTTTACATCCGGGAGTCGTTCATAAAAGCCCGCAAATTTATCAGGCCATCCATGCTCAGCGCAGCCTATGCATGGACCTCCGGACTTCACACACCAGCTGATTCTGTCGTTATACATAACCTTAGGGCATGCAGAGTAAGTCATCGGGCCTTTGCATCCCATCTTATATAAACAGTATCCCAAAGCCTCTTCGTTAGAACCGAATGTCTCTACAAATCTTCCCGCATCAAAATTCGCTCTTCGCTCGCAGTTCTCATGTATAGTCTGGCCATAGAACATCTTGGGACGCCCGAAGCTGTCAAGCTCAGGAAGTTTGCCAAGAAGCAGATAATTCACAACTACCGCCACAAGATACTCTACATTAACAGGGCAGAGGTCAAGGTTAACAACGGCTTTTTTTACTCCGACCTTCTTAAGCGCCTCTGTAACGCCTATAATTTGTGATGGATTGGGTTTTGCTGCCGGCACGCCGCCGAATGTAGCACAGCTTCCGACTGCAAGAATTGCCACCGCCGGGCCGGAAAATTCCTTAAGTATATCAAGCATCTCTTTGCCTGCTATCATGCCATGCCCTTTCTTTGTGGGAACACCGCCTTCCACTATGAGAATATAATCACCGGCCTTTTTTGAGTTCTGAAGAATTTCCTCTGCCTGTTTTCCTGCGGCAGCCATGATTGTCTCGTTGTAATCAACGCTCAGGATGTCAAGAACAAGGTCAGCGGCATTTGGATATGTTGCCTTGATGAGAGCCTCTGTGCAGCCTGAATCCGATGCAAAGTTAAGCCATACAACAGGCGGCCTTTTGGATGCCTTTTCTATAGCTGCTGCAATTTTAGGAATAAATGATTCCGACAACCCGAGAAGGGCAGCGGTAGCGCCGCAGAATTTCAGAAAGTCCCTTCTTTTAATTCCCTGAAATTCGAAAGTCCCGAGAAATTGCTTACTGATTTCTTCCCTGTCTCCCATAGAATTTTCCCCTCCTTCTGTTTTGATTCACTTTATAAAAGGTCCAAAGCTATTTCTCCTTACAGTCATTTAAAATTCTGATAATCTTAATGCAAATAGTATTAGACTTCATCTGCTTTGTCAAGGAGTTTTTTAAACTGAAGGTAAGCCCCTATTCTTCTTTCCCCACAACTCTTATATAGAGCGTTTTGTCCGCAACAACTGAGAGCCTGTCAATTTCAGCTACCGCCTTGATAACATCCTTTTCTTTTGCCGTATGCGTAAGCACAATGAGGGGTACAGCCTCTCCAAGTCTTCTTCCTTTCTGAATAACAGAGGTTATGCTTATGTTGTAACTGCCGAGCACCCCGGAGATGCTTGAGAGAACGCCCGGCTTGTCAAATGCGGTGAACCTGAAATAATACATTGCCTCAATGTCTTCTATGCCCTTAACCTTTAGCTTAGAGCGTGGAATCAGGACTGCTTTTTTACTCCTGACTCCTGACTCCTGACTCCTGACTATCTTCTTTCCAATATCTACGACATCGCTTACAACTGCGCTGCCTGTCGGCATATCACCTGCGCCCCTTCCATAGTAAAGGGTGTCGCCGACAGCATCTCCCTGCACATAAATTGCATTGAAAACACCGTCAACCTTTGATATAAGATAATCCCTTGGAACCATTGTGGGATGAACCCTGAGTTCCACCTTGTTGTCGGAAGCCTTTGCGATTGCAAGAAGTTTTATCTTATAACCCAACTCTCCTGCAAAGCCGATGTCCTGAGAAGTTATTCTGGTTATGCCTTCTTTATAAACGTCATTAAACGAAAGCGGTATGTTATACGCCAGCGATGCAAGAATCGCCAGCTTATGAGCCGAGTCAATCCCTTCAATATCATAAGCAGGGTCAGCTTCCGCATAGCCGAGCCTCTGCGCCTCTTTCAGAGCATCAGAAAACTCAAGGCCCTCGTCCGTCATCTTTGTGAGAATATAATTTGAAGTGCCGTTTATTATCCCATAGACTGCCAGTATCCTGTTAGCAACGAGTCCCTCTTTTATAATTTTGATAATGGGAATGCCGCCGGCAACAGACGCCTCAAAGCCTATCTCAACACCATGCTTTTCCGCTTCAGCCAATATTTCATTTCCCTCTGTGGCGATAAGCGCTTTATTCGCTGTAACCACATGCTTTTTATTCCTTATGGCTTTAAGGATAAGTTCCTTTGCAGGGTGTATGCCTCCGATAAGTTCAATAACTATATTAATCTCAGGGTCATTAAGTATCTCGTCAACATTAGCGGTCAGAATTCCTTCCGGCAGTTTAATCCCCCTGCTCTTTTTTATGTCAAGGTCAGCAATTTTTTTCAGGTTTATATCAAAACCGGTTCTCTGAGAAATAACATCTTTGTTTTCAAGCAATATCTTAGCCGTTCCTGCACCGACAGTCCCGAATCCTATAATGCCGACATTAATCATCTGCCAAGCACCTTCTTGATTCCCTTTGCCGCCTGTTTTATCCTGTGCTCGTTCTCAACAAGGGCAAACCTCACATGCTCGTCCCCGCCCTCTCCAAACCCGATTCCGGGAGCTACGGCAACGCCTGCATCTTTAATCAGAAGTTTTGCAAACTCCAGTGAACCCATCTTCCTGAACTGCTCCGGAATCTTCGCCCATACAAACATGGTTGCCCTTGGAGGCTCAATAATCCATCCTGCCTGATTTAGTCCCTTTATTAATACATTCCTTCTTGACTCGTATATTTTTCTGAATTCCTCAACACAATCCTGAGGCCCTCTCAGAGCAACAATGCTTGCAATCTGTATGGGTTGGAACATCCCGTAGTCAAGATAACTCTTTATCTTTATCAGCGCTCCGACAATATCCTTATTCCCAACGCAAAAACCGACTCTCCATCCTGCCATGGAATAGCTTTTTGTAAGAGAGAAAAATTCAACTCCTACATCCTTTGCTCCCGGAACCTGCAAAAAGCTCGGCGCCTTGTAATTATCAAACACAAGGTCTGCATAGGCAAAATCATGAACAACTATTATATTGTTTTCTTTTGCAAAATCCACGACCTTCTTAAAGAACTCCAGCCCTTCAACAACGATTGTTGTCGGATTGTGAGGGAAGTTCATTATAAGCATCTTAGGCCTGGGCCATGTTTTTTTAAATGCCTTTTCCATTTCTGCAAAAAAATCAATCCCCGGCCCTATCGGAATGCTTATAACCTCACCGCCTGCAATTATCACACTGTAAGGATGTATCGGATATGCAGGCGCAGGCGTCATAACAACATCTCCGGGCTGTATGGTTGCAAGGGCAAGGTGCGAAAGCCCTTCCTTTGACCCGATAGTTACAACTGTCTCGCTTTCAGGGTCTAAGTCAACATCAAATCTCCTCTTGTACCACTCGCATACCGCCATCCTCAACTGGGTGATTCCCTTTGATGCAGAATACCTGTGGTTCTTGGGATTATTCGCTGCCTCGCAGAGCTTGTCTATCACATGTTTTGGGGCAGGCATGTCAGGATTTCCCATGCCAAGGTCAATTATATCATCCCCGCGTTTTCTTGCCTCCATCTTTAGGCCGTTGACTATGGCAAACACATAAGGCGGAAGCCTCTTTATCCTGTTAAACTCAAACATTTAATTCCTCCAAAAAGTTAAAATTTGAAAGTTTAAAGTTAAAAATTAAAAGTTTTAAAACTCTTAACTCTTCACTTATAACTCATAACTGCTGTATGCATCTCCTCCGCATTCATTGAACTCCTTACAAGCGGAGCTGATGCCGCATATTTAAACCCTATTTTAACGGCTGTTTCTTTATATTCATTAAAAATCTCCGGCCTTACATATTCCTTAACAGGGAGATTCTGCTTGCCCGGCCTGAGGTATTGTCCTATTGTCACAGTATCACAGCCGGAATCTTTAAGGTCTTTCAATACGCTGACGACCTCATTGAAAGTCTCGCCCAGCCCTACCATCAGCCCTGATTTTGCGTTAATATCAAGCGCTATCTTTTTTGCATTTCGCAACACATTTAAGGATCTTTCGTAATTTGCCTGAGGCCTTACATGCGGATAAAGCCTTGGCACAGTCTCTACATTATGATTATAGACATCGGGCGCAGAATCAAGGACAGTCTTCAGTGCATCGTAATCACCTTTAAAATCAGGGGTGAGAACTTCCACCGTTGTCTTGGGAAGATGTTTTTTTACTGCCTTTACTGTTTCAGCAAAATGCCTGGCGCCGCCGTCAGGCAAGTCATCACGTGTAACAGAGGTTACAACCACATATTTCAATCCCATATCCTTTGCAGCCAGAGCAACCCTTTCAGGTTCCATTTCATCAAGAGGCTTAGGAGCAGAGGACTCTACAGAGCAGAACCCGCAGTTTCTTGTGCATGCAGAGCCGAGAATCATGAAAGCCGCCGCAGGTTTTGAAAAGCATTCTCCAATGTTCGGACATCGCGCCTCCTCGCAGACAGTTGAAAGGCGGTGATTCCTCAAAATCTGTTTAGTATCATGCCCCCCCATAGGGCTTTTTACTTTTATCCACTCCGGCAATCGCATGGTTATTAAACATAAAATAAATGGAAAAGTTTGTCAATCACAGGCAGGACTGAAAAATAGACATGGAAGGTTGTCATTGCGAGGCAAAGCCGAAGCAATCTGACACGAAGTGTCATTCCGAACGAAGTGAGGAATCTCAAGTGAGATTGCCACGGGCTACGCCCTCGCAACGACCTTTTAGGTCGGATTGCCACGAACCCTTCGGGTTCTCGCAATGACAGAAAATGCAATGTGTTAAAATGTTACCTATGCTTTATACGGAGGATATTGTTTCCCAATGAATAGAATGATGCCTTCTCTTTATATTCTGCTTGCCATATTCCTGTGGAGCGGTCTTGGTATAATCGTAAGGCTTTCCGGCGTTGAGGTACACATCCTCATTTTTTATTCGGTCATAACAGCCTTGATTGTTCAGGGCTTAATCTTATCACACAAAAATTACAGGAAGGAAATCCCTGATTTCAGGAGGCTTAAATATCCTGCAATATTAGGCGTCGCAGGGCTCCTGAATACGTTTTCTTATTTTCTTGCCTTTAAACATACAACGATAGCAAATGCAGTGCTCACTCATTACACTGCTCCTCTAATTGTTGCTTTTCTTGCCCCATTATTTCTGAGAGAAAAAGTAACACGAAAGATTATTGTTGCAATAGTCATAGCTTCAACAGGCCTGTGGATTATGCTTAACGGATTTTCGTTCAAGGAAGGACATGCTCTCGGAATAACCGCGGGGCTGGTATCGGGATTCGCTTATGCAGCAGTCATTATTTTCATCAGAGTTTACACGCAGAGCTTTAATCCTGTAGTGCTTGCCTTTTTCTCAAACGCAGTCATTGCAATCTTTCTTGCGCCTTTTGTCAGGGAGTTTCCGGTAAATGCGCTCTGGAGTTTTCTGGCAATGGGGATTGTTCATTCTACAATAGCCCCGATTCTCTACTTTAAAGGCCTTCGCTATGTCTCTGCCGGCAGAACTGCTGTGCTTGGGTATCTTGAACCCGTTATCGCGATAATCTTCGGCATAATATTTTTGAATGAATTGCCGGGAAAAGGCTCAATTATCGGAGGACTGCTGATAATATTTTCAGGGTACCTTACTTTAAGAGAGGGGAAATAAGCAGAGCTTCTCCGGAACTTTTGCTGATTTTTCCGCTCCGGGTTCCTTTAAATACTCAGAGTCCTTTCGTTATCCTTCAACCACTTTTGCCTTCTTTTAAAATCAGGCATGATGCTTTTTACTTTATCCCAAAATAATCTTGAGTGGTCTCTTTGTTCCAAATGCACAAGTTCATGCACAATTACATAGTCAATTATTTCCAGCGGCGCCATTATCAAACGCCAGCTGAAATTTACAGTTCTCTTTGAGCCGCTTGAGCCCCATCTTCTTTGAGCGCCAGTGATTTTGATTGAGAGCGGCTTATATCCGGTAAGGCTTGAATACCACTCGCAGCGCTCTTTTATCTTCTTTTCCGCGACTGATTTGTACCACTTTATCACAACATCCCTTGCATAAGGCACTTTTTCCAGAGATAAAAGCAGATTATCTTTAAGCTCAATATCAACACTAATACTATCCACAATTTCCAAATTATAGCTCTTTCCGAGACAAAAGAATGACTCTCCATTTACAAATTCCTTAGCTTTTGGCTTAGGCCTGCTCTGTATCTCCTGCAACTTTGCTCTAATCCATACACGTTTTTCATTAACCAGCTTTTCCAAATAATCAAAAGGAGTTTTGAGCGGTGCGCGGATAACGAGCGTTGCATCGTGTGTCAGCACAAGCGCAATCGTTTTTCTTTTTGAGCGGATTATTCTGCTGATTTTAATTTCTTCCATAAAGTGCGGAACTATTATAACAGACGGCGGAAGTTGAAAAAAATGGAAGGTAAGGGGGGGCTGGGATTTCAGATTCTTGAGAGGGCGGAGTTTAAGACGTGAGAGCGGAACGTTCCAATGATACGCTAAGAGTTGCCACTGAAAAATCGTACTCTCTTTTCATAATATCAAGACCTCCTTTCAATATATTGAATCTCTACTTTCCCTTCTACTCTATGAGTCGCAGACAATCGCAATCTCCTCCGGCGTGAGGCCATAGAGTTTATAAACCATTTGGTTAATTTGTTTTTCGAGATTGGAGATGTCAGCATTGGGGCTTTTTGTTTGGCGGAGAGGATTTGGTCAACGAAATATGAGAAAGGTTGTAACTCGTTATTGTACTGCAATTTCTTCGGGCTTAATCCAGACAATTTTCCCATCACGCCAGACAACAATCGGGTTGCCGGCCTGTTTATGCTTTAACAAAGCATCACGAACACCTTGAGCCAATGCCTGAGTGATCCTTTCAGGGTCTGCAAAAGCCTCAGCGATTTTGTCTTTATGTTTTTCCTTTATTGCCATATGCCTCTTTAATATTATGCCAAAGAGAGGGATTGTTTACAAGCAGACTTATATCTTTTTCACCATAAGCCAGCAATTTGGGATTCCCTCCTCCTGAGTTGTCATAAAAAAACCATGTATCCGCCAAAGGACGATAGAGTT
This genomic stretch from Nitrospirota bacterium harbors:
- the alaC gene encoding alanine transaminase translates to MFEFNRIKRLPPYVFAIVNGLKMEARKRGDDIIDLGMGNPDMPAPKHVIDKLCEAANNPKNHRYSASKGITQLRMAVCEWYKRRFDVDLDPESETVVTIGSKEGLSHLALATIQPGDVVMTPAPAYPIHPYSVIIAGGEVISIPIGPGIDFFAEMEKAFKKTWPRPKMLIMNFPHNPTTIVVEGLEFFKKVVDFAKENNIIVVHDFAYADLVFDNYKAPSFLQVPGAKDVGVEFFSLTKSYSMAGWRVGFCVGNKDIVGALIKIKSYLDYGMFQPIQIASIVALRGPQDCVEEFRKIYESRRNVLIKGLNQAGWIIEPPRATMFVWAKIPEQFRKMGSLEFAKLLIKDAGVAVAPGIGFGEGGDEHVRFALVENEHRIKQAAKGIKKVLGR
- a CDS encoding EamA family transporter gives rise to the protein MNRMMPSLYILLAIFLWSGLGIIVRLSGVEVHILIFYSVITALIVQGLILSHKNYRKEIPDFRRLKYPAILGVAGLLNTFSYFLAFKHTTIANAVLTHYTAPLIVAFLAPLFLREKVTRKIIVAIVIASTGLWIMLNGFSFKEGHALGITAGLVSGFAYAAVIIFIRVYTQSFNPVVLAFFSNAVIAIFLAPFVREFPVNALWSFLAMGIVHSTIAPILYFKGLRYVSAGRTAVLGYLEPVIAIIFGIIFLNELPGKGSIIGGLLIIFSGYLTLREGK
- a CDS encoding hydrogenase small subunit — protein: MGDREEISKQFLGTFEFQGIKRRDFLKFCGATAALLGLSESFIPKIAAAIEKASKRPPVVWLNFASDSGCTEALIKATYPNAADLVLDILSVDYNETIMAAAGKQAEEILQNSKKAGDYILIVEGGVPTKKGHGMIAGKEMLDILKEFSGPAVAILAVGSCATFGGVPAAKPNPSQIIGVTEALKKVGVKKAVVNLDLCPVNVEYLVAVVVNYLLLGKLPELDSFGRPKMFYGQTIHENCERRANFDAGRFVETFGSNEEALGYCLYKMGCKGPMTYSACPKVMYNDRISWCVKSGGPCIGCAEHGWPDKFAGFYERLPDVKLPGIQATADKIGAVAGVATAVGIAAHAIATKSSGRGKGEKEGGNK
- a CDS encoding homoserine dehydrogenase, with product MINVGIIGFGTVGAGTAKILLENKDVISQRTGFDINLKKIADLDIKKSRGIKLPEGILTANVDEILNDPEINIVIELIGGIHPAKELILKAIRNKKHVVTANKALIATEGNEILAEAEKHGVEIGFEASVAGGIPIIKIIKEGLVANRILAVYGIINGTSNYILTKMTDEGLEFSDALKEAQRLGYAEADPAYDIEGIDSAHKLAILASLAYNIPLSFNDVYKEGITRITSQDIGFAGELGYKIKLLAIAKASDNKVELRVHPTMVPRDYLISKVDGVFNAIYVQGDAVGDTLYYGRGAGDMPTGSAVVSDVVDIGKKIVRSQESGVRSKKAVLIPRSKLKVKGIEDIEAMYYFRFTAFDKPGVLSSISGVLGSYNISITSVIQKGRRLGEAVPLIVLTHTAKEKDVIKAVAEIDRLSVVADKTLYIRVVGKEE
- a CDS encoding M48 family metallopeptidase gives rise to the protein MEEIKISRIIRSKRKTIALVLTHDATLVIRAPLKTPFDYLEKLVNEKRVWIRAKLQEIQSRPKPKAKEFVNGESFFCLGKSYNLEIVDSISVDIELKDNLLLSLEKVPYARDVVIKWYKSVAEKKIKERCEWYSSLTGYKPLSIKITGAQRRWGSSGSKRTVNFSWRLIMAPLEIIDYVIVHELVHLEQRDHSRLFWDKVKSIMPDFKRRQKWLKDNERTLSI
- the lipA gene encoding lipoyl synthase, with the translated sequence MRLPEWIKVKSPMGGHDTKQILRNHRLSTVCEEARCPNIGECFSKPAAAFMILGSACTRNCGFCSVESSAPKPLDEMEPERVALAAKDMGLKYVVVTSVTRDDLPDGGARHFAETVKAVKKHLPKTTVEVLTPDFKGDYDALKTVLDSAPDVYNHNVETVPRLYPHVRPQANYERSLNVLRNAKKIALDINAKSGLMVGLGETFNEVVSVLKDLKDSGCDTVTIGQYLRPGKQNLPVKEYVRPEIFNEYKETAVKIGFKYAASAPLVRSSMNAEEMHTAVMSYK
- a CDS encoding nickel-dependent hydrogenase large subunit, which encodes MARITIDPVTRIEGHLKIDVEIEGGKVKDAWTSGTLFRGFEIILKGRDPRDAWHLTQRICGVCPTSHGHTSSMSMDDAFKIKPPDNGRIIRNIVEGCQFVHSHILWFYHLAALDYVDVVAALKAQPKEASLKKVQAKLKSFVESGQLGPFANGYWGHPAYKLPPDLNLLAVAHYLEALDMQAKAAQLSALFGGRMPMTMTSPPGGSTHVPTVDDIANYLFRIKELQNWIDTVYVPDVLAIAPYYLDYAGVGKGHANFLSWGVFEDASFDPKKRLLPRGAIFAEDFPKVHDAKPEDVTEHTSHSWYKGTQPLNPSIGETDPEYTEYDPNKKYTWAKAPRLKNKPMEAGALARMLVAYASGQPTAKKLIDNTLAAIGHAGKPQVLLGVVGRIAARALECKMVADSMYQWGLDIVENIKKGKAEVYTPYEIPDKAKGIGLWEAPRGALGHWLDVEGKKIKNYQCVVPTTWNVCPRDDKGVRGPIEEALVGTAVVNPEKPLEVLRVVHSFDPCLACTVHVIHPESNRIMQFKVS